A region of the Microcystis aeruginosa FD4 genome:
ATCTTGGCAACTTAGGCTCTCCTGTAAATTTATCTGGCGATTTTTTGTATTGTTCTTTCGCTTTTTGGTAGGATTTAAAGGTTTTTTCTACTTGCTTTAATACTAACTGACTTACTTTGGCGGGTAAGGCTTGATAATCTGGACTCATTTTTAAGGCATGATGTAACTCAGTCATTGTTAAAAATGGTTGATGTGAAAAGAAAACTTGACGGTTTAAATAAACAGCACAATTATACAGATTCTTCGATAAAAATCCTAATTTATCAATTACTGAATAATTTTTGTGATTAAATTTAATTAGATGTTTTTGAACTAATTTCATCATTCTCCTCAAGGCATTTAATTAAACATTCTGTCTTTCTATTTCGTCGTCTTAATGAGTATAATCGAGCGCAAAATGAGGTAATTATGCTCACGAAGTCTTGCCTTAAATCGTCTTTTCTTTCTTCTGCTAGATTAACGACCTCTAGCTCTCTATTTGTTTGAGTTAAAAGAACTTTCAGATAATTAAACCCTACTCTGCTTAAACGATCTTTATGTTCTACGACAATCAAATTATAATCAGTTTGTTCTAGAAGTTTTAATAATAGCTTTCGATGCTCATTGACTCCACTTCCTACTTCTTTAACTACTCGAACAATTTGATAGCCTTTCGCCCTACAATAAGCTTCCAATCTTTTTGCCTGAGTCTCTAAGTTAGATTTATTTTCTGAACTAGAAACTCGCGCATAAATAGCTACTTTATTTTCACCGCAAGAACGGTCATCTTCAAAAATAATAATTGTTCCTGTAGGAAGACGTTCTCCTTGTAACTGCCCTCGATTCCACATTCTCCAAGCAGTGTCATAACTGATCCCTTTCTTCTTAGCATAATCTGATAGTTTCATGTGAACTGCAATGTAAACTTGTACTAACCATAGTAGCAGTTGTTTGCAGTCATTTGCATATATTTTTTTACAAAACTTTACAATACCGAAATTCCTCTTGTCTATCACGATTTGGAATATTAGGTATTGAGGTTCGATTGGAGTACCCCTGGAAGACGCACCGTATTCCAAAATGGCATAGAAAAAGTCAATCGGGGTGTATCAAACTACGACGTCATCCTTGACTAGTGATTACACTGAAAGGCAATCAACTATATTTCGGTCGAATTACAGTATTCCTCTGCTCCAGGCTTGAGACAGAGCGAGTTTTGACCCCGATATAGGTAACTCGAATCTTGCTAGAAACAGCATTCTAAAGACTTGAGTTAGGGTGCTTGGCGATCGCTAAAAACGGGATCGCTCCTCCAGACGAACACGAAAGAGATCGTCCGAAATGACCGTGTACACCGGATTCTCGCGAACGGTGAAGCGATCGAACCAATAGTTTCCATCACGGAGTAACCGAATCATGGTAGATATTAAGTTCGCTTACTGGGTTCCCAATGTTAGTGGCGGGTTAGTGGTGAGTAAAATCCCGCAAAACACCGATTGGACCTACGATTACAACGCTTGGCTGGCACAGACTGCCGAAGAAGTCGGGTTCGAGTACGCGTTAGCCCAAGCCCGATTCATCGCCAGCTACGGCGCGGAGTATCAACTAGAGGCCTTTGCCACCGTCGCCGCCCTCGCCCCCGTAACCAAGAAAATCACCCTAATCGCCGCCGTCCATCCCGGTTTATGGCATCCCGGGGTAGTCGCCAAAATCGGCTCGACGATCGATGTCATTTCCAAAGGTCGTTTCGCCCTCAACATCGTCAGTGGCTGGTTCAAGGGTGAATTCACCATCTATGGTGAACCTTGGCTCGATCACGATGAACGCTATCGACGCTCCGAGGAATTCATTCGCATCCTCAAGGGACTGTGGACAGAAGACGAATTCCACTTCAAAGGGGATTTTTATCGCATCAATGGCGGTTGGGTCAAACCCCGCCCCGTTAATAATCATCCCCATCCCGAAATCTTTCAGGGAGGTAACTCCAAAGCCGCCCGACAGATGGCCGGTCGGGTATCGGACTGGTATTT
Encoded here:
- the sfnG gene encoding dimethylsulfone monooxygenase SfnG, with translation MVDIKFAYWVPNVSGGLVVSKIPQNTDWTYDYNAWLAQTAEEVGFEYALAQARFIASYGAEYQLEAFATVAALAPVTKKITLIAAVHPGLWHPGVVAKIGSTIDVISKGRFALNIVSGWFKGEFTIYGEPWLDHDERYRRSEEFIRILKGLWTEDEFHFKGDFYRINGGWVKPRPVNNHPHPEIFQGGNSKAARQMAGRVSDWYFMNGNSIEGVREQIEEVSALARQAGRSIKFGLNAFILVRDTEKEAHEVLREIIAKADKEAVQGFGEAVKQAGSATSEKVGMWANSNFEDLVQYNDGFRTGLIGTKEQVAEKIQQFHAVGVDLILGGFLHYTDDLPAFGREVIPLVRQLESRRSPREEFALV
- a CDS encoding IS607 family transposase; translation: MKLSDYAKKKGISYDTAWRMWNRGQLQGERLPTGTIIIFEDDRSCGENKVAIYARVSSSENKSNLETQAKRLEAYCRAKGYQIVRVVKEVGSGVNEHRKLLLKLLEQTDYNLIVVEHKDRLSRVGFNYLKVLLTQTNRELEVVNLAEERKDDLRQDFVSIITSFCARLYSLRRRNRKTECLIKCLEENDEISSKTSN